One Faecalispora anaeroviscerum genomic window carries:
- a CDS encoding ABC transporter ATP-binding protein yields MEPILQCKNLTKVFPGKVALSGVDLDIGRGRIVGLLGPNGSGKSTLIKLCNGLLTPTNGELLINGNAPGVETKRIVSYLPERTYLNDWMTVRNLVDFFDDFYTDFNKAKAYDMFQRLDIKSDAKLKTMSKGTKEKVQLILVMSREASLYLLDEPIGGVDPAARDYILNTIISNYSENATVVISTHLISDVERILDDIIFINQGSIALVSSVEEIREKNNKSVDELFREVFRC; encoded by the coding sequence ATGGAACCGATTTTACAGTGCAAAAACCTGACCAAGGTTTTCCCCGGCAAGGTTGCGCTGTCTGGGGTGGATTTAGACATCGGCCGCGGCAGAATTGTTGGCCTGCTTGGCCCGAACGGCAGCGGTAAAAGCACACTCATCAAGCTGTGCAACGGACTTTTAACACCCACAAACGGAGAACTTTTAATTAACGGGAACGCCCCGGGCGTTGAAACAAAGCGGATTGTTTCGTATTTGCCGGAGCGCACCTACCTGAACGACTGGATGACCGTGCGGAATCTGGTGGATTTCTTTGATGATTTTTACACGGATTTCAATAAGGCGAAGGCATATGATATGTTTCAGCGGCTGGATATTAAAAGCGATGCCAAGCTGAAGACCATGTCGAAGGGCACAAAAGAAAAAGTGCAACTGATTTTGGTAATGAGCCGTGAAGCATCGCTGTACCTGCTGGATGAACCGATCGGCGGCGTGGACCCGGCGGCTCGCGATTACATTTTGAATACAATTATTTCTAATTACAGCGAGAACGCGACCGTAGTGATTTCCACCCACCTGATTAGCGACGTGGAGAGAATTCTGGACGACATCATTTTCATCAATCAGGGGTCTATTGCATTGGTTTCTTCGGTGGAAGAGATCCGAGAGAAAAACAATAAATCTGTGGATGAATTGTTCCGGGAGGTGTTCCGATGCTAA